The DNA window TGTGGtactgctggtgcccttggctggggtgAAGAGGCTTTGTATCAGcggctcgacggcgaggccgagcggcggcagggttcgagctcaccggcgctgcgggagATGATGTTTGGGTGCAggagaatgaaattggatgggctggggagcaccatgGGTCACAGCGGTGCTCTAACAGCACTGGATCAGGGCTCGGAGGCGGcatgggcggctgacgacggcggccaggggttgcggcggaggtccggcgaggggcTACGCGCGGGAAGGGAAAATGCTGTGGTCTAGAGGTGCTCGggtgagtaaagaagatcaTAGAGCAACAGCTGAGCATGTCTTAAAGCCAGGAGAGGCGTTGTGcatgcgagcaggagctggcggcgccggcggcacgcgtggcggctcaggcggcggcggcacgacgtggagaggcgggagcaggccagcgcgagggcgggtagcggcggtgcaggtgctggggtggcacgtggcacagctcagagcggcgcaggggcggtgggtgcacggcacatggccggcgaaggcggcgggggcggcgcagagaagaaacaaaggagccggggctggaggaagacgatgaggactGATCTGCAATTTCTCAAAActgtagggactccactgtaaagactagataactttcaaaccatagctcaaatgaaaaggtgcccaaaagcaaaagtgtagggtttagcaagatctacaactttgctttaaggttcagttgtagaaaagctaaggatttgaaactaatctaaaacttggcaaagttttaaactttaattaaattctatttaaaaactacactacagttacatcctaggggtagtttcacctatatttgtggttttaaaagcaagttcttgactttaccaaacaaccttcataaatttggattctacctcccattctcacccatttaacactaaaggacctatatttttcagaattacatttatgtcccttttcccttttttcaTTTAAATTTGAGCACACATAACAAGATCAATCATGCACACTTTGTACCAATATTTAATGTGTTTAATTCTAATACCTTAATGTCACAGTGCGCTAGTGGGGGGCTGCTGCGTGGGGAGGAGGCTGCCTCAGACGAGCTGCTGCCCGTCTGCGCAGGGGAAGAGGTGTGAGCAGGGATAGCCGGTGTTCCTGCTCCCGGCTGAGGACTAAGGGAGGCGTGGAAAGGAGATGAGCACGAGATGTTAAGGTACATGATAGAACGGCTCTGATACTAGTTGATAAGTATCGAAAGTCTTACTCTCATCGAGAGGATGACACTAGGAGTTGGGGCAATTTTCTGGTTTACTTCTCACACAATGCTATGCCAGCTTGAGGGGTTGGGGTTACATATTTATAGCTGGCTAAGGCAGCCAAGCATATGCCAAGATGTTAGTCTAGAAACTAGTGATGCTTAGTCTAAGATGCTGTCCTAGATGCTGTCCTAAAAGATAGTCTAAGATGCTATCCTAGATGCTGTACTAAAAGCTTAGTCTAAGATGCTGTCCTAGTTGGGGCAGCAAGACCACCGTGCCGAGGACCACAAAGACCAACGGTACAAAGACTTATCCCACCAACACGAGCTAATTGGTCTGAAATATGTTAAGGTTTTAGGGTGAGGTACCTTCGGAATCACAACCACATTTGTATCATTTACCTCTTCCGGCATAACACCGTCCCGGAAGAAACACTTGACTGCTTGTATGACATCTACCTTTATTGTCCTCCAATTTCTCTGAAAAAAAGGGGCCAGGAAACCATCACGGCCAGGTGCTTTATGAGGGCCTATTTGGAATAAAGCATCGCCTATCTCCTCATCAGAGAAGTCCTTGCATAGTAGATCATTCGTGTCTTCAGAAACCCGTCTCTCAAAGTAGTCTGGTAATACCTGGTCGTCACGAGCATACAAATCATGAAACAAACCCCGGGCCATATTGGCCGCCATCTTCCTTGGATCATCGCACCATTACCCATTGCTTGCCCTCCTGTCTTTTAATTCTATTTTCCTTGATCTCTAGGTTGCTTTCGTATGAAAGAATTTTTGTTGTGGTTGGACCCGAACAAACAAGAGATGAGATAGAGTGGGAGGGAGAGCAAACCGAATGAGCAAGTAGGCTAATGGTCAAAAGTCCTTGTTTATATTTGTtctactggtggggctgaataTTATAAATTATTTTTGAATTTTACAATAAGATCCCAAATCACTGCAACTAAACTCTTAGACTTATAGTTTAGCCTCTTTTATATGTAAGGAAGTCCCTAGCCTTAAGTAGTCTAAGAAGGCGCACCCCCAATAAATTTTATATTCTGATCACTGTTGGAACTAGCCTTATAATCTCTCACGCTCACGCACTGGATGGAGGTAGAAGATGACTTGTGAGCACAATCAGCAGATGATGGCGAACGCCCGGACCACTGGACGACCAGTATCTTAGCTGTTATTTAAAGTAAAAGAACTCAAACAGAATATAAATAAGGATTACATAGCCTTTTGTAGCCTCTCAGCGACGCAGCGCCgcacaactcacaccagctatCTTCACGCGCACATCCGCTCCGTGGAGACCCGGCCTTAGTCCCGTTCGTGAGCTACGTACTCCCCCGTGAGAATCGGTCTTCCAGTGTTGATCTTGTGGCTCGTCGCGCTCCTCCGCTACCGCCGCCAGCGGCCTCCTCTCGGCCATCCCTGCACCATCGCAACAAACTCGCCAGTGCGCGCACATGCTGCCTGGCTTGATCCAAAAACTAACAGAACGTGATGCACTTCCCTAGCAGACTAACTGACTCAACGTGAACACACGCACACACGTTCGATGCGCGACACACACGACGCACGCCAGGCACACACCATGACGGGTTTATTTCTAACAAACTCTCCCTAAACCACGACACCGCCGTGGGTCCTGCACTATAGGAGCGCCGGTTCGTCGTCGGTGTCCGCGAACAACGCCTCCTCCTTCCTTGGCTTGGGGCATCTCCTTGAGAAGTGGCCACGGACGCCACAGTTGAAGCACTTGCCCTTGCCGGAGCTATGTCGGCGCCTGCTTGCGCCTGAGCTGACGTGCTCCCCCGgtcatcgtcatcgtcatcatcgTGGCCGCCGTTACGACCTCCCTTCGTGTCGTCGTCGCCGCAACGCGCATCGCTGCTGTGCGCGCTCCTTCCCACGATTCTGACGCCGGCGCTCCTCCCACTGTTCCTCAGCAAGGTACAGCTTGCCATCCGCTCGTCCCAAGGGCGGCACATCGTCCTCCGCCGCGCGTAGCCTCCCGCTGACGTACTCCATCGTCAGTGTGGAGAGGTTAGCCGTGACCTCAATTGCGACGGCAACTTGGGACAGCCACTTCGGTACGACTCGAAGAAGCTTCTCGACAaccttgctcggctcgatggtgTCGCCGACCGTACTCAGCGCGGCGATGAGGTTGGAGAGGCGCATCGTGAAGTCATTAACGGATTCACCGTCGTTGAAGCGGATGGACTCGAACTCGCGACGGAGCCATTGCGCCTTTGTCTTCCGCACCGCTTTGCTGCTGATGCGCATGGATTTCACCGCCTCCCATGCCTCGGCAGTGGTATCCTTCACCGCCAGAGATGCGATCATCTCCAGCGGCACGGCACTGGTGATGGCGTCCAATGCCATGCGATCCTACCGCAGCGAGACACCTCCGGGCTCGACAGCGTCCCAGAGATTTCTTGCCTGCATCTTGATCTTTATGAGTAGTGCCCACTCGGTGTAGTTCGACTTGGTGAGGTGCGGCCAGTTCACCGGCCCGATGCTGACCTCCCGGACGATGCGCTGCACGACGGCACCCTCAGCTGCGCCGCTGCCACTGGATCCCACGGGCTTCTTGCCATTCTTTGGGGACACAGGAGGGGTGGAGTCGCCCTCGTTCACCATGAGCGCAATTTGATGGCCCGATCATGGTGCCGCCGGCGATAACGCGACGCGATCGAGTCGAGGCGCTCTACGGACGAAGCTCTGGTAACAATTGTTAGAACTAGCTCTGTAATCTCTCACACTCACGCACTGGACGGAGGTAGAAAATAACTCGTGAGCACAAACAGCAGATGATGACGACAAACGCCTCGGCCGCCGGACGGTATGTATGTTGAACAAGAATTACATGGCCTTTTGTAGCCTCTCAGCGATGCAGCGCCCGCACAACTCCCACCAGCGATCTACACGCGCACTTACGCTCCCTGGAGACCCGACCTTCTCCCGTTCGTGAGCTAGTACTCCTCCGTGAGAACCGGTCTTCCAGTGTTGATCCTGTGGCTCGTCGCGCTCGCCCGCTACTGCCGCCAGCGGCCTCCTCTCGGCCATCCCTGCACCTTCGCAACAAACTCGCATGCGCGCATACGCTGCCTGGCTTGATCCAAAAATAACAGAACGCATGCAGCCATGCATTTCTCCTCAACAGACCTATTAGCACGTGATGCACTTGCCTAACAAACTAACTGACTCAACGTGAACACACGCACACACGTGCGATGCACGCGACACGCACGATGCACGCCAGGCACACACTATGACGTGGTTTATTTCTAACAATCACCTTCTTTTAGCCATGAAATTCTGGAGCCCTGCAACCACATCATCTCTTCTCAGTAGAGCATCTCATTCATCTCGGTCGCTGTTCTTCGGGCCGCAGCTCTGCTCGCTTCATCATTCTTCCCCTGCAGCTCTACCAGGAAGGATCTCAAGGCCTCCAACTTCTTTCGTGCCGACCCAAACTTCTCTTGGCTCCATTATTTCAGAGAGCACACCCCTTTTAGTGCCTTAGAGATAGAGCCCAAATCAGTTTTGGGGGTTGCTACTGCCCAAGCTTCCGCTATCACTTCTCCCAATGAGTCCTCACGTTCCAACATAATTTCGTATCTCATGATTCTTGGCCCTGGTTCCACTGGTTCAGTATGAGCAGCAAGGGGGCAATGATCCGAGCAGGGTGAGATCAGGTGCTCCAGTGAAGCATGTTCAAACGGAGTCGACCATCCGGGAGTGGCGACCACTCTATCCAGCCTAACACGGACGATTCTTCTCCCCCTTGCTGCTTATTGTCACATGTCCATGGTAGGTCCATAAAACCCAAGTCGTGCATGTCGCATTGTTCCATCAGCTCCCGAAAACCTTCTATCTGTCTTTCTCCTCTTTTCGTTTCTGAAAAAAATGCTCAAATTGCCATGATGTTTCATTGAAGTCCCCCATGATCGCCCATGATTTATCTGATCTGAACTTGATGCGTTGCAAAAGCTCCAACATTAGATGTCTGTTCTCCACTCTTGGTTCGCCATATACAAAAGTGATCCGCCAAGGTACCAAGTACGGGAATTCCTGTACTGATACATCTATTAACCTGTTGGAAATGTAGTAATTAAATTAACTGTCACTGATTTGTCCCAAAACAGTGCAATGCCGCCACTCCTTCCAATACAGCTCCATGCTAGGCATCCTTTCAGACCCAGTCGCCATCTCAGATTCTTCATCTGCTCCTCGCTCTGTTTAGTCAAGTTTTGAATTGTCCGATAGTTCCCCATCCCCTGGCAGTTCCATGCCAACGTATTCATGGCCCCTGACGGGGCTCGCCGTGAGCTCCCGTCAGGTCGGTCTCTTCTGAATTTGATGGTCAAAACACTGCCCCTAATGGCCTAATGACTCAGCTAATTAAGGTATTGTATATAAACTTTCATACTTAGTTATGAAAGACCTAGTAGTGTACCCATGCAGTCACACCTCGAAAGGGTAACGAGATTGTCTCATCAGCGCTACGTGacgggtaaagtgtacaaccaaTACTGAGTGTAGAATTGGTATATCATTCAtactcacggttaagagcggcatGACCTTGCATGGCAACTTAATTTGAACCTATACTTCAAATTAGTTATTTAATTGATCCAGTATTTACTTTATTATTGTATATCTCTCCTTTATGGAAAACACTTATATGATAGTAATTAGGTTGTAATTTAATATTTATTAAAATGCTAACCGCAGTTAGTCAGCCAACCATAATCCTTGTTTGAGTTTTGTATTCATTTATTTACTTATACACTTGGGTAGAGTTTGGATGCAGGGTGGAAAAGGACAGTGATATAATATTCGGAGCTGCTAGCGCCCGGAGGTCCAACAGCCTTGGACGGTTGAAGACTAGCAAAATTCCCGTCGGAACATAAGTTGCATGTTGCGTACAACATTCAAAGACAAAGTGCTCTCCAAGCACACGCAGAAAACCCGCCGCAACATAGATGGATGTTTCGTGCAACATCGACGACTGATCGGTGTTCTACAACATTTACAGCGACCAAGTACCTGCAACATCGCATATCACCGGTTGAAACATCCAAATAAACATACCACAACACTAGAAAAAAGGTAATCTCAACAATAACTTGTTACGACATTAAAAAAAATATTACAACATCACATATCAACTGTCGTAACATTTCCGAACAACCGTAGCAACATGGGGAAAAAGATAAATCGCAACCAAAACTCATCAAATATCCAAATCACATGCTGCAACATTAGAAATCCCAAATTCCAACATCCTAAATCTCCAATTGCAATATTCCAAATCCCTTGTGGCGACATTAAAAAAAATCCTAGACTATAGCTACCTGGGGAGAGGAAATAGGTGGATACAGGACGATATCTGTGGTTGGTGCTTAGGCGCCGCCCATCAGGCCTGCCGCCCGAGCAGCTGAGGTATCGGCGAGAATTTCCCTTCCATGGCTGTATCAGATGATTCGTCTTTCCTCCACACGCTGATGTCACAGTGGCTCCTCGCCTTGATGGGCTGCCGCCGAGGCATCTCCACTGTTTCACGAGTCACCAGGATCTCGGGATCTGCGCACCGCCGGATAAGCTCGTCACCTCTGCCTTCCATCGCTGGGGAGAAGTCCTGAACTCCACGAGCCGCCTCTGGGATGGCTCATGGTCTTCGCGTGTAGCTAGGGCGGAGGATCTGGCTGCGCCGTCGGTGGGCGGTCCTCACGTGGGGAAAAAAGCAGAGAGGAAGCGGAGGATGAGAGACATGGAGATAAATGAGCTGGAAATGAATAGTCAAGTAGACAACGATGCGGTAGGAAAAATACGTGGAGCACGTCGCGTCACGCGTCCGTCCGGAAGCATCGGACGCTCTGTACATAGCATTACCCTATAATACTAGGTTACAATTACGTGGGATAGGATTAGGAAATGAAAAAATATAATCTATTCCTATGTTTGGATGTTAGGAATTGAATGTGGGAAATAATTGACTACGAGGATAATTTCATAATTTTAGACATTATATCCCAAGCCCACCACCATAACCCACCCCTCTACCTGGGATATGACACCATCATATCCCCATCCTagagcttttttttttttccGAACCTAGAATTCAAATATTGGAAAAGATTTATCAAACCATCACATCCCAATCACACTCCTCGTTTCCCTATATCCAAACACCACCTTGCCGAGTACTAACTAGTAGCGTACTCATCCATGCTAAATCAACATTGCTTAGAAAAAAAAGTTGCTATGAAATTTTTTTAAAGATTTTACGGAGTTCTAGGCGTACGCAACCTCAATCGATTGTCTATGAAGTTTGGAGCCTTTATTTCCAGAATAAGTTGTACATCTCTAATAGACTTTTTGCGAGGCATCACGCCAAGTCTTTGTCGTAACGAAAGCCTTCAAACAACTATATTACTTCAACATATAATAGTTAACTTTTAATGTCAAACCGTGAAAGAATAAATTTAAAATGTTGAATTATGTTTTCTGGAATGTTGATTAAATCCTTCTGTAACGTTGAAAGTCACATCATACATCTTCGTACATATTTAGCTAATCGCTAGGATTATTGGAAGATTTAAGaatggaaaaaagaaaaagaaaagcatcCCCACTGGAAAAATGGCTTGCATGTGATAGAATTAACACCATTAAGGTATACTCATCCTAGGAAAATGTACTTTCTTTGAAATTCAAAGCAGCCATTGTTATGAGTAAAATTGAGTAACTATATGGTTTATTCTTTTTGTTTACTGGTTTAAATCCTTTTCACTTTTGGATAAATTTTAAATGAAACTAACAAGACAACTCGTGATAATTGTTTTCAAGGCTTATAGGCGGAGATTACCAAATATAAATTCATTTAAGTTTGATAAATTTTGGTAAAAAATCATGATAATTGTTTCCCTGGTAGAAGACAAATTTATTGTCTTTCACAACACTCTCATGTTATTTTTATAACTAAACCAACCATTCCTAATTCAAATCAAGAAACTAATGTCAAAAGGAATCAAATGTAGCTCAGTTGGCTACGTTTCTTAATGTAGAATAATCAAGGTGTGAGTCCTTGACTTAGCAATTGTACTTCCATTTTTGATGAATCTTTTATAGAAATTAACGGCATTCGTGTTTTGATCGGCAGTAAGCAACGTGCACATCGATCATGAGACGTCTATAGTGATTTTATGAATCTCAAGATTTGTTGGCCCACTCTCTATCCAAAATGCTCATATTGCTTCTCTACTATGTTTGAAAAAAAGTCAAAAAGAATGCCGGGTGGAATAACCATCCCTTACTACTGGAGACAACCGGCTGAATTCATTCACCAATTCTTACAAATGACGTCCAACTAGTTCACAAGAAAAGGTTCTGTACTAACGGACTGATTTAAGGAAAACACCAACGGTTCATGCTATATTCCTATGCATGCATTATCTCAAATCCGTCCTCTCTACAAACTTCTGGCCAGCATCTCCTGGTACCTCCGGTATGACTCCTGCTTCTCCAGCAGGAACCTCTCGTGACACCTCGCGATGAACTTCTCCGCAAGGTTGTCAATCTCATTATTGCAACTATCAccatcctcctcttcatcatcGCCGTCTTCCATTTGACGCTCTTCGTCAGGCCACTCGAGATACCTGGAGACCGGTGGCAGCTGCAGCTCAGCAGGGATCACCGTGTTCCAGGACGGATCATAGTAGGAACAGTATAACCCGGCCTCATGCGGCTCCAGCACGGCCGCCGTCTCCGGccatgacgacgacgacgaccatgATGGTGGGAGCAGGTTGAGGTGCATTTCGACACAGCCGCCACAAATGCAGGGTGGATCCTTGTCCCTGCCTCTCCGCTTCCGCTTGACGATCTTCCTCGTCAGCTCGACGGCGCCGGACTTCTTGCTTAGAAGGTCGAGAAGCGTCGCCCTCGCGCCACCCAGCGCCGTGGCGACGCGGCTGACGATGTGCTTGGAGACGAAGGCGCGGACGAGGCGCCTGATCCTGAGGATCTTGAGGAGGGCCTTGGTTGGTGGCTGGTGCTGCGGTCTGAGCTTGAGATCGTTGGGGGGAGGGATGTGGAGTAGGTGGTCCGCCATGAGAGTGCTGAGCTTGCCAATGCAAAGCAGCATCCCAATTCTCATGTTGGTATAGCTTTCCCCTAATGGCCTGGTCATTCATATATAGCGGGACTGGGGCCATGCGTATTGTTATTTTGATATGGAGAATATTTTTTATACATGGCGGTGAAAAGGGACATTTGAGGTTATGTGTGAGGAATATATGTTCACGCAAAATTATTGAACGGCCGGGCGAGTGATTTTTTTTTGTCTCCCTGCATGTATATTTGTGAATTCAGATTCGGATAAAAAAATAATGAACTTTATAGGTAGATAACATGCTAGCTCAAACAATTGGTGTAGTATTCCATGGAGGAAGCTATGCTGTTCATGCTATCTAGGTGCTCAAACTGCCACGCTCATAAGGTTTTTGTGGATGATATATATACAGTATACAAACATGTCCTTCACTTTTCTGAATTTTAGTTAACGTTTGATGCAAAGAAAAATTTGTATGGAGTGAGCCACTCTTCCAGGATTACAATAACTCTATTATTAAAATCAATAATAAAGATTCCTGTTTGCCAGCAAAatctaaaattctttttttgTAAAATATTGTCTTTTCTCCTCCTTGAACCACATTTTTCCTTCTGTCTCTCACACACTCAGCAATTGCTTTTGCTTTCTGTTATGTCATACAAAATTAAAAGGGATTCAGTTCTTTAGTTTGAATGAAGCAACAGGGAGGTTGCTCATTACTTTTTTACCCTCAAAAAGAAAATGGAAGATCACAATGTGGTCCCAGTAGACAAGGGAGCAATTTTCTCATATTCCTGGCCCAACTAACCAGGTCACCAGGACCAATCTTGACTACAAAAACATGTGTTAAAGAAACCAAATGTATGTTCATGTTATCATGTAACAGCTACTTCTCCTTTTCTCTTCATGCAGAAGCTCAGACTTTGCAACATAAGGGTCTTGCTTTAGTAGTCTGTTCCATAAATCATATACATGTAAAAGGACTACTGTGATTTGCAGGATTCCTTATGTTGTTTTAGCATTGTCAAGAACATCATTTATTAAATTATTGCTGATGGAATTTGTTTAGACAAACGTGGAAATTGATCTTTTCTGTCTCCCAGCGCACCGTAACCTATATGAGCAGACAGAGAAGTACAACATTGACCAACTTTTGCTGCATCTCATCTTGATCCAGGAGGGCCGTCACTTGTGACTAGTGAGTACAGTGACTTACGGTGATCATTTCTGTACATATGCTTAAGAgtcttttttctctctttttttcttttaaagAAGTTAATTAAAGACATGGAATATCCTGAAGAAGCTTTATTCACTATAATAATACTACTGGATTCGATCTAACTTTCCACTCAACAGCATTGCAACTAAAGATGTCGTCAAATTTTCGCAAGCAATGCCAGATGTATATTAATTAGTTCGACTTCGCTTTATTCTTGCTTTCTCCTAAAGAATTAAGTGCTTCCTTACTGATGAATGCCAGTGCGTTAACTAATATGTGCTATCCAATGCAAGTGTACAGTACCTTAGCGGCTTAGTCAGACAACAGGTGCAGcgttgtttttctttttttgttggCTTTGGAGAACACTATGCATCAAACACATTAGGGCAAGTACATTAGAGCAGTCTAATAGGCAGTCTTAGACAGTCGCGCATCATCTTGAGATGACTTAACAGACAACCTCTACAATAAATTATCTTTTTTTGTCTCTTAGTAGTACCATATCTCTTAATTTATGGAATAAAAAAAGAATATTACAAATAGTatgacaacaacaacaacgcgtATAATAGTGAGTAAGCGGTCTCATACTCCTTAAGTTTAGCCCAGGAGACGGTTGTTTCGCAAAACAACCGCACTACTAGAAAACACGCTAAAGATCCACCCCAAAAATATCAGTACGAAGATGACCCGGTACTAATTCTAGCATTAGTAAAGGATCATCTTCATGCCGGTACTTTTTAGCT is part of the Panicum hallii strain FIL2 chromosome 2, PHallii_v3.1, whole genome shotgun sequence genome and encodes:
- the LOC112880958 gene encoding uncharacterized protein LOC112880958, whose translation is MRIGMLLCIGKLSTLMADHLLHIPPPNDLKLRPQHQPPTKALLKILRIRRLVRAFVSKHIVSRVATALGGARATLLDLLSKKSGAVELTRKIVKRKRRGRDKDPPCICGGCVEMHLNLLPPSWSSSSSWPETAAVLEPHEAGLYCSYYDPSWNTVIPAELQLPPVSRYLEWPDEERQMEDGDDEEEDGDSCNNEIDNLAEKFIARCHERFLLEKQESYRRYQEMLARSL